The following proteins are co-located in the Paenibacillus sp. FSL H8-0079 genome:
- a CDS encoding amino acid ABC transporter permease, whose translation MGTLDFNVLMRHSDRFLEGFLNTIQVSIMALIGSFILGAILAIFRISPVKPLNWIGTAFVEFIRNIPLLLVVFFFYLGMPALGISLDGFVSGTLGLTIYTAAFIAEAIRAGIQTVPRGQLEAARSSGLSYVQAMNLIILPQAIKIVLPSIGNQFINLVKNSSILAVVAGMDLMYFADLVNSDTFQPLSVYTIVALFYLVLTLPLSFLVHYMERRFGQSDAEARSTKGKPKKNKPAGQVTM comes from the coding sequence ATGGGCACATTGGATTTCAACGTACTGATGCGACACTCGGATCGTTTCCTGGAAGGTTTCCTGAATACCATTCAAGTGAGCATTATGGCTCTAATCGGCAGCTTTATCCTTGGCGCAATCCTGGCCATCTTTCGGATATCTCCTGTGAAACCGCTCAACTGGATCGGTACGGCTTTTGTGGAATTTATCCGGAACATCCCGCTGCTGTTGGTTGTATTTTTCTTCTATCTCGGAATGCCTGCACTTGGCATTTCGCTGGATGGATTTGTCTCCGGTACTCTGGGTCTGACCATCTATACCGCCGCTTTCATTGCCGAAGCGATCCGAGCGGGCATTCAGACTGTGCCGCGTGGACAGCTGGAAGCAGCAAGATCCTCAGGCTTGTCCTATGTACAGGCCATGAACCTGATCATTCTGCCCCAAGCCATCAAGATTGTCTTGCCGTCCATTGGTAACCAATTCATCAACCTGGTCAAAAACTCATCTATTCTTGCCGTCGTCGCCGGCATGGATCTCATGTATTTTGCCGACCTCGTTAACTCGGATACGTTCCAGCCGCTAAGTGTATACACCATTGTTGCCCTGTTCTATCTGGTCCTGACACTACCACTCAGCTTCCTGGTGCATTATATGGAGCGCAGATTCGGTCAGAGCGATGCAGAGGCGCGTAGCACCAAGGGCAAACCGAAGAAAAACAAACCAGCAGGTCAGGTCACCATGTAA
- a CDS encoding aldo/keto reductase, whose translation MKHVQDTTTLYNGVKMPWLGFGVFKVKDGDEVVHAVKTAIQAGYRSIDTAKAYNNETGVAQGIRESGVAREDLFITTKVWNSDQGYESTLAAFEASMERLELEYLDLYLIHWPVKGKYKDTWRALEKLHKEGRIRAIGVSNFQIHHLEDLMIDATIKPAVNQVELHPLLIQSELRKYCNKHQIQIEAWSPLGQGHLMDHPLLQDIATKYSKSPAQVILRWDLQNGIVTIPKSVTPERIHANADLYDFELTSEEVEQINGLNENKRFGSDPDNFNF comes from the coding sequence ATGAAACACGTGCAGGACACAACCACGCTCTACAACGGAGTCAAAATGCCATGGCTGGGTTTTGGCGTATTCAAAGTTAAAGACGGAGACGAAGTCGTTCATGCTGTCAAAACGGCGATTCAAGCCGGGTATCGCAGTATCGATACCGCCAAAGCGTATAACAACGAAACAGGTGTTGCTCAAGGTATTCGTGAATCCGGAGTAGCCCGTGAAGATCTGTTCATTACCACTAAAGTATGGAATAGTGATCAGGGATATGAATCCACGCTGGCTGCCTTCGAGGCAAGCATGGAACGACTCGAACTGGAGTACCTGGATCTCTATCTCATCCACTGGCCGGTCAAAGGCAAGTACAAAGACACATGGCGAGCGCTGGAGAAACTCCATAAAGAAGGACGTATCCGCGCGATCGGCGTGAGCAACTTCCAGATTCACCATCTGGAAGACCTGATGATCGATGCCACGATCAAACCTGCGGTAAATCAGGTGGAGCTTCATCCACTACTGATTCAATCGGAGCTTCGTAAGTACTGCAACAAACATCAGATTCAGATCGAAGCCTGGTCTCCGCTCGGACAAGGTCATCTGATGGATCATCCGTTGCTTCAGGACATCGCCACCAAATACAGCAAGTCCCCCGCACAAGTAATTCTGCGCTGGGATCTGCAGAACGGCATCGTGACGATACCGAAATCCGTTACGCCTGAGCGTATTCACGCAAATGCCGATCTCTATGATTTTGAATTAACTTCGGAAGAAGTAGAGCAGATTAACGGCCTGAACGAGAACAAGCGCTTTGGTTCTGATCCAGACAACTTTAACTTCTAA
- a CDS encoding cupin domain-containing protein — protein sequence MTTHELSPLVAALNMQPHVEGGWYKEEWKASYQIPQSVLPDAYSGPRFSASSTYFLLHAHEISEWHTVLSDELWLWHSGSPVELKLGGNGENPENEEVLVLGMDIAAGQSPQVLVPAGVWQTARPLGDEPVLVTCVVAPGFHFDDFKLVSKGE from the coding sequence ATGACGACACATGAATTATCGCCATTGGTTGCTGCGCTCAATATGCAACCTCACGTTGAAGGCGGTTGGTATAAGGAAGAATGGAAGGCATCCTATCAGATTCCTCAATCCGTTCTGCCGGATGCATACTCCGGCCCACGATTCTCGGCAAGTTCCACGTATTTCTTGCTGCACGCACATGAGATCTCCGAGTGGCATACGGTTCTGTCCGATGAACTTTGGCTGTGGCACAGCGGCAGTCCAGTTGAACTGAAGCTGGGCGGCAACGGGGAGAACCCGGAGAACGAGGAAGTTCTCGTTCTGGGAATGGATATTGCTGCAGGACAATCGCCACAGGTGCTCGTTCCTGCCGGCGTATGGCAGACAGCACGCCCGCTGGGCGATGAGCCTGTACTGGTAACTTGCGTAGTAGCGCCAGGTTTCCACTTTGATGATTTCAAGCTGGTATCCAAAGGCGAATAG
- a CDS encoding amino acid ABC transporter permease — translation MDFSGAYAWPNLRFLLQGFLITLQVAGLSIVFSFVLGTVLGTVRFTRIPILSQIVAVIVDTIRNLPLLLIIFFIHIVLPQLGIKMSVFWSTVVGLSLFEGAMIAEIVRSGLKSVERGQVEAARSSGLSYMQTLGGIIMPQALRRMSPPMVSQFISLLKDTSLAIIISLPELMHNVQILGGQSFDYIIPALLLAAVLYFVINYALSIVARRLEARMN, via the coding sequence ATGGACTTTAGCGGGGCCTATGCCTGGCCCAACCTTCGTTTTCTGCTTCAAGGATTCCTGATTACCCTGCAGGTAGCAGGGCTATCTATTGTATTCAGCTTCGTGCTCGGCACCGTGCTAGGAACGGTGCGGTTTACCCGTATCCCTATTCTATCTCAGATCGTGGCGGTGATCGTGGATACGATCCGGAATCTGCCGCTGCTGCTCATCATTTTCTTCATCCACATCGTACTTCCACAACTCGGGATCAAAATGTCCGTCTTCTGGTCCACAGTCGTTGGACTGAGTCTGTTCGAAGGCGCGATGATCGCTGAGATCGTCCGTAGCGGTCTGAAGTCCGTTGAGCGTGGCCAGGTGGAAGCTGCCCGCTCTTCGGGCCTAAGCTACATGCAGACTCTCGGTGGTATTATCATGCCACAGGCGCTACGCCGCATGTCCCCACCGATGGTCAGCCAGTTCATCTCACTCCTGAAGGATACATCACTGGCGATCATCATCTCCCTGCCTGAGCTGATGCACAACGTGCAGATCCTTGGCGGTCAAAGTTTCGATTACATCATCCCGGCCTTGCTGCTTGCAGCCGTATTGTATTTTGTCATCAACTACGCGCTGTCTATTGTCGCAAGGCGACTTGAGGCACGGATGAATTGA
- a CDS encoding amino acid ABC transporter ATP-binding protein: MQKGWGVLLIEFRGVQKHFGHFHVLKDIHLHIEEGEVVVIIGPSGSGKSTLLRCINRLEIITEGELVVSGIPLHQKKVDINLFRRDIGMVFQHFNLYPHKKVIDNITLAPMKVRKQPKEQAASTAMKYLTRVGIADKADSYPSQLSGGQQQRVAIARGLAMEPKIMLFDEPTSALDPEMIGEVLDVMRSLAHNGMTMVVVTHEMGFAREVADRVIFMDEGRIVEEAQAAEFFDNPREERAQQFLSRLIHH; the protein is encoded by the coding sequence TTGCAGAAAGGATGGGGTGTACTCTTGATTGAATTTAGGGGTGTCCAAAAGCATTTCGGTCATTTTCATGTCCTCAAGGATATCCATCTTCACATTGAAGAAGGAGAGGTTGTCGTCATTATCGGACCTTCCGGCTCCGGCAAAAGCACATTACTCCGCTGTATTAATCGCCTGGAGATTATTACCGAAGGTGAACTTGTCGTCAGTGGGATCCCTCTACATCAGAAAAAGGTGGACATTAACCTCTTCCGCCGTGACATCGGCATGGTATTTCAACACTTCAATCTCTATCCTCACAAAAAAGTCATCGATAACATCACCCTTGCACCCATGAAGGTGCGCAAACAACCCAAAGAACAGGCAGCATCAACAGCAATGAAGTATCTGACCCGGGTGGGCATTGCTGACAAAGCAGACAGTTATCCCTCCCAGTTGTCCGGTGGACAGCAACAACGGGTAGCCATCGCCAGGGGACTCGCCATGGAGCCCAAAATCATGCTTTTTGACGAACCCACCTCTGCACTCGATCCCGAGATGATCGGGGAAGTCCTCGATGTTATGCGCTCCCTTGCCCATAATGGCATGACCATGGTCGTCGTTACCCATGAGATGGGATTCGCCCGCGAAGTTGCGGACCGGGTCATCTTCATGGACGAAGGCCGAATTGTAGAAGAGGCCCAAGCTGCAGAATTTTTTGACAACCCCAGAGAAGAACGAGCACAGCAATTCCTGAGCCGTCTGATTCATCATTGA
- a CDS encoding DUF445 domain-containing protein: protein MAKPKQTKKAAAWSLVVMGAGFAASLPFQGVPVGKLLVGSFEAGLVGGLADWFAVTALFRHPLGIPIPHTALLPKNRDKMTEGLVSAVENNLLNKDSITEKIADFKAAETVLDTLTRELHNDGIKTMIDTLCKRILAGLPLEQIAPLVAGEIKSQAGAFDLGPILERAAHQMTERGYDAKALDYGLKQAEEWLVKPETIMFLGESGMKAISGIQMNGLMQFAMNAFLGYMNEERLGGILQGYLFDRVEDMKREGSALRYKVLDLVRTQTIRLAISDSVQDGINSWKNNMLDGWNAEETVLNKLTELRDKALAAMEDGQYVDMYALPAIERVLVDLRTDHELMTGMNAKIVDGVTTLLEKNHSKIGKLVRENVDKMDNATLVSMIEDKVGQDLQWIRINGAVTGFVIGIALTALQMALA, encoded by the coding sequence ATGGCTAAACCTAAACAAACCAAAAAAGCAGCAGCCTGGTCTCTCGTGGTGATGGGAGCGGGATTTGCTGCATCCTTGCCGTTCCAGGGCGTTCCGGTGGGCAAGTTGCTGGTAGGATCATTTGAAGCAGGACTCGTGGGTGGACTGGCGGACTGGTTCGCAGTTACGGCGCTATTCCGTCACCCGCTGGGCATTCCCATTCCTCACACAGCATTGCTGCCAAAAAATCGGGATAAAATGACCGAAGGTCTGGTCTCCGCAGTAGAGAATAACCTACTCAACAAAGACAGTATTACCGAGAAAATTGCAGATTTCAAAGCAGCTGAGACGGTGCTCGATACATTGACGCGTGAGCTTCACAATGACGGGATCAAGACGATGATTGATACACTCTGCAAACGAATTCTGGCGGGTCTGCCGTTAGAGCAGATTGCTCCACTCGTAGCGGGTGAGATCAAGTCACAGGCGGGCGCCTTCGATCTGGGGCCGATTCTGGAACGGGCTGCCCACCAGATGACAGAGCGGGGCTACGACGCCAAAGCGTTGGACTACGGACTGAAGCAAGCCGAGGAGTGGCTCGTTAAACCGGAGACAATCATGTTTTTGGGTGAAAGCGGCATGAAAGCCATCAGCGGTATTCAGATGAACGGGTTGATGCAGTTTGCGATGAATGCATTCCTTGGTTATATGAACGAGGAGCGCCTGGGTGGCATTTTGCAAGGATATCTCTTCGATCGGGTAGAGGATATGAAACGTGAAGGTAGCGCGCTAAGGTACAAAGTGTTGGATCTGGTACGTACCCAGACAATAAGGCTCGCGATAAGTGATAGTGTGCAAGATGGAATCAACAGCTGGAAGAACAATATGCTGGATGGCTGGAACGCCGAGGAAACCGTGCTGAACAAGCTCACCGAACTGAGAGATAAAGCGCTCGCCGCGATGGAAGATGGACAGTATGTAGATATGTATGCGCTGCCTGCCATTGAGCGGGTATTGGTTGATCTGCGGACAGATCATGAGTTGATGACGGGTATGAATGCCAAGATTGTAGATGGCGTCACAACATTGCTGGAGAAAAACCATTCCAAAATCGGTAAACTGGTGCGCGAAAATGTGGACAAAATGGACAATGCTACTTTGGTTTCGATGATTGAAGATAAGGTTGGACAGGATCTGCAATGGATTCGGATCAACGGAGCCGTTACCGGATTTGTTATCGGGATTGCGCTGACTGCGCTGCAGATGGCATTGGCATAA
- a CDS encoding glycoside hydrolase family 28 protein, which yields MNTYHSPMSTGASAQSDVRAYEVNLPVIPAQDFQLTDYGAIGDGVTDNTEMFRLAIASCAEAGGGRIVIPAGVWLTGPIVMRSRIELHVEAGALVTFSRDFDQYPLIASSFEGWQVVRCQSPIDGDQLEDIAITGEGIWDGGGEAWRPVKRSKMTISQWNRLVASGGVVEQSDGVEEIWWPSASAREGGAIANRLHQEQVRDVASYEEVRDFLRPNMVSLRRCKRVLLDGPTFQNSPAWNLHPWASEHVTIRNVSVRNPWFSQNGDGLDIESCRHVVVEQSVFDVGDDAICLKSGKDAEGRELGLPSEYITIRNCTVYHGHGGFVIGSEMSGGVRHVRVSDCTFIGTDIGLRFKSARGRGGVVEDIQIERIYMKDIIMEAISFSFFYANQEGSARGSDLSQEISEETPVFRDIRISDVVCAGADTALLVSGLPELPLDGVRIERYNVQARSGVQCAHAKHLYIAELHAQITEGPLIHLHQCKGAELEDIKGKGADGRLLMVTGHESAGIVCRECDADTDGRQISVGPEVRNGVIIRR from the coding sequence ATGAATACATATCACTCCCCAATGTCGACAGGAGCAAGTGCTCAGTCCGATGTTCGAGCTTATGAAGTTAATTTGCCTGTCATTCCTGCTCAGGATTTTCAGCTTACAGACTATGGTGCTATTGGAGATGGTGTAACGGATAATACGGAGATGTTCCGACTCGCCATTGCGTCATGTGCCGAAGCGGGAGGTGGCAGAATCGTTATTCCTGCCGGGGTATGGCTTACAGGCCCGATTGTAATGCGCAGCCGGATCGAACTGCATGTGGAAGCAGGGGCACTGGTTACATTTAGCCGTGATTTTGATCAATATCCACTGATTGCATCTAGCTTCGAGGGCTGGCAGGTGGTACGTTGCCAATCCCCGATCGATGGTGATCAACTGGAGGATATTGCGATTACCGGTGAAGGGATATGGGATGGGGGCGGTGAAGCCTGGCGTCCGGTGAAACGCTCCAAAATGACCATTTCACAGTGGAACCGATTGGTTGCTTCGGGTGGCGTTGTTGAGCAATCCGATGGAGTTGAAGAGATCTGGTGGCCGTCCGCATCTGCACGTGAAGGCGGTGCCATTGCGAATCGTTTGCATCAGGAGCAGGTACGTGATGTGGCATCTTATGAAGAAGTCAGAGACTTTCTGCGCCCTAACATGGTCAGCTTGCGCAGATGCAAACGGGTACTGCTGGACGGTCCAACGTTCCAGAACTCGCCTGCATGGAATCTGCACCCATGGGCATCTGAGCATGTAACTATTCGTAACGTGAGTGTACGGAATCCGTGGTTCTCACAGAATGGAGATGGGCTGGACATTGAATCCTGCCGTCATGTGGTGGTGGAGCAGAGTGTATTCGATGTTGGCGATGATGCGATCTGTCTGAAATCAGGCAAGGATGCCGAAGGTCGTGAGTTGGGTCTTCCATCGGAGTACATTACCATTCGGAATTGCACGGTGTATCATGGGCATGGCGGTTTCGTGATTGGCAGTGAAATGTCCGGCGGCGTGCGGCATGTGCGTGTGTCGGATTGTACGTTTATCGGAACGGACATTGGACTTCGCTTCAAAAGCGCACGTGGACGCGGCGGGGTGGTTGAGGATATTCAGATTGAGCGCATCTATATGAAAGATATCATTATGGAAGCTATTTCATTTTCCTTTTTCTATGCGAATCAGGAAGGGTCTGCTCGGGGCAGTGATCTGTCTCAGGAAATTAGCGAAGAGACGCCAGTGTTCCGGGATATTCGAATATCGGATGTGGTCTGTGCCGGTGCTGACACTGCGTTGCTCGTAAGTGGGTTGCCGGAGCTGCCTTTGGATGGCGTTAGAATCGAACGCTACAACGTGCAAGCCCGCAGTGGTGTCCAATGTGCTCATGCAAAACATCTGTATATCGCTGAATTACATGCTCAGATTACGGAAGGTCCGCTAATTCATTTGCATCAGTGCAAAGGGGCAGAACTGGAAGATATTAAAGGCAAGGGTGCAGATGGTCGCCTTCTGATGGTGACCGGACACGAATCTGCAGGCATTGTATGTCGTGAATGTGATGCCGACACAGACGGCCGCCAGATCTCTGTTGGTCCTGAGGTACGAAATGGTGTGATCATTCGGAGGTAA
- a CDS encoding AraC family transcriptional regulator, translated as MSLIEDRIGPKYRIGGHSFTIEHMRRHDGNGMPQPHAHPFYELYYLLEGERVYSMNGQILSARKGDFILINPHDVHTTSKGSIPGFERILIGFSPAFATGMELGICGLLPFNCSRLLRLPEEEQPEMERILWQMLQECKERRPHYEIAVRSLLAQLLIRIHRVEEIIRQSCPGPLHPMQDKISEIVTYVNNNYTEPLTLEGAANRFYISPSYLSRMFSRFTGFRFSEYLRVVRVREAQRRLLSTQERVQMIAEKVGFEHTAHFNKTFKQVTGTTPLRYRKEHR; from the coding sequence ATGAGTCTCATAGAGGATCGAATTGGACCCAAATATCGAATCGGGGGACATTCATTTACCATTGAACATATGCGCAGACATGATGGAAACGGTATGCCACAGCCTCACGCTCATCCATTCTACGAACTGTATTACCTGCTTGAAGGAGAGCGGGTCTATTCCATGAATGGTCAGATTCTGTCTGCCCGTAAGGGTGATTTTATTCTGATTAATCCACACGATGTACATACCACCTCCAAAGGAAGCATTCCCGGATTCGAACGGATTCTAATCGGTTTTTCGCCTGCTTTTGCGACGGGAATGGAACTCGGCATATGTGGCCTGTTGCCTTTTAATTGTTCAAGACTCCTTCGCCTGCCTGAAGAGGAACAGCCTGAGATGGAGCGCATATTGTGGCAGATGCTGCAAGAGTGCAAAGAGCGCCGTCCTCACTATGAGATCGCGGTACGAAGTCTGCTTGCCCAACTTTTGATCCGTATTCATCGGGTAGAAGAGATCATCCGGCAGTCATGCCCAGGTCCGTTGCATCCGATGCAGGACAAAATCAGCGAAATTGTCACTTATGTAAATAACAACTATACCGAACCACTTACGCTGGAGGGTGCAGCAAATCGTTTCTATATCAGCCCATCCTATCTAAGCCGGATGTTCAGCCGATTTACCGGGTTTCGGTTTAGCGAATATTTGCGTGTTGTTCGTGTCCGGGAGGCACAGCGAAGATTGCTGTCCACACAAGAGCGCGTACAAATGATCGCAGAGAAGGTAGGATTCGAGCATACGGCTCATTTTAACAAAACATTCAAACAGGTCACCGGTACAACACCGCTGCGCTATCGCAAGGAACATCGGTAG
- a CDS encoding pyruvate kinase, with protein MQIDIQKLYDKYITLNIPNPFTLEQIHERLTEKYYAEKVDLEEFSDLRNDPYAGFDQAVAAYIFKDERGTKQLISLNKDEDIHEPLEFAWIIGSTVQGFSYLLMLEISVFYGVEESEVILGNQRFEEYLILLYLTGHIEFENDRFIGPLSSRYREGYNLRYFGIQNGSDNYLYE; from the coding sequence TTGCAGATTGATATACAGAAGCTTTATGACAAATATATAACGTTAAACATTCCTAATCCATTCACTTTAGAGCAGATCCATGAACGACTGACAGAGAAATACTACGCTGAGAAGGTAGATTTAGAAGAGTTTTCCGACTTGCGTAACGACCCTTATGCCGGATTTGATCAGGCGGTTGCAGCTTATATATTTAAGGATGAGAGGGGAACTAAGCAGTTAATTAGCCTGAACAAGGATGAAGATATCCATGAGCCACTAGAATTTGCATGGATAATCGGATCGACTGTACAAGGGTTTTCATATTTATTAATGCTTGAAATCAGCGTATTTTATGGAGTGGAAGAGAGCGAGGTGATTCTGGGTAATCAACGTTTTGAGGAATATCTGATTTTGCTCTATTTAACAGGTCATATTGAGTTTGAGAATGACCGCTTCATTGGTCCGTTAAGTTCTCGTTATCGCGAGGGCTACAATCTTCGTTATTTTGGCATCCAGAACGGTTCTGATAATTATCTATATGAATAG
- a CDS encoding aspartyl-phosphate phosphatase Spo0E family protein: MSEPVQITDKIERNRHELSRLAENHGMQDNKVLQQSMLLDELINEYNRFKYKSRFMNRQPIA; this comes from the coding sequence GTGAGTGAACCGGTGCAGATCACAGATAAAATCGAACGGAACAGGCATGAATTGAGTCGTTTGGCGGAGAATCATGGCATGCAAGACAACAAAGTCCTTCAACAATCCATGCTATTGGATGAACTGATTAATGAGTATAATCGTTTTAAATATAAGAGCCGATTTATGAATAGACAACCGATTGCATGA
- a CDS encoding transporter substrate-binding domain-containing protein yields the protein MKKLLKWPSFMLVLILSLVLSGCSTGTDTPSASGGGDAVAKGTIEQIKERGKLIAGVKYDTKLFGLKDPASGNVEGFDIDIAKALAKQILGDETKVELKEVTSKTRIPMLQNGDIDIIIATMTITDERKEQVDFSDVYFEAGQSLLVKNDSAITGLESLSGVKVLAVKGSTSAQNIREKAPDAEVLEFDNYQDAFTALKAGKGEALTTDNIILIGMQQTDNSFQLVGGNFTSEPYGMAIRKGDTAFVEEVNTLLKSLQDSGEYDTLHEKWLGAKPE from the coding sequence ATGAAGAAATTATTGAAATGGCCATCATTTATGCTTGTCCTCATTCTCTCGCTTGTATTGTCCGGTTGTAGCACAGGTACAGATACACCTTCGGCGAGCGGTGGTGGTGACGCCGTGGCGAAAGGCACGATTGAGCAGATTAAAGAGCGCGGCAAACTCATTGCCGGTGTGAAATATGATACGAAGCTGTTCGGATTGAAAGATCCCGCAAGTGGCAACGTTGAGGGGTTCGATATTGATATCGCCAAGGCACTCGCCAAGCAGATCCTCGGAGATGAAACGAAAGTCGAGCTGAAAGAGGTTACTTCCAAGACGCGTATTCCCATGCTGCAAAATGGAGACATCGACATCATCATCGCCACGATGACGATTACAGATGAGCGTAAGGAACAGGTGGATTTCAGTGACGTTTACTTTGAAGCAGGCCAATCCCTGCTCGTGAAAAATGATAGTGCCATTACCGGTCTGGAAAGTCTCAGCGGTGTGAAAGTGCTCGCGGTGAAAGGCTCCACATCCGCTCAGAACATTCGCGAGAAAGCCCCGGATGCTGAGGTGCTTGAATTCGATAATTATCAGGACGCGTTCACCGCTCTCAAAGCCGGTAAAGGCGAAGCGCTGACCACAGATAACATCATCCTCATCGGCATGCAACAGACGGATAACAGCTTCCAATTGGTTGGTGGCAATTTCACAAGTGAACCTTATGGTATGGCCATTCGCAAAGGCGACACTGCCTTCGTCGAAGAGGTCAACACACTGCTCAAAAGCTTGCAAGACAGCGGGGAATACGACACATTACATGAGAAATGGCTGGGCGCGAAGCCCGAGTAA